The segment TTCCTCATCTGCCCTGTTCAGCCCTCTCTCTTCCCTGAATTCCATATTTTTCTCCTCCTGACCATTTTTCTGCACCTGTATGCTCCTCCTGCAGCCCTATTTTCAGCCGCTTTTTCGGAAACCTGCCCCAAAGCCTTCTCCGTCCTGTTTTCGCCCTCTTCCCCTCTATCCCGGAATCTGCATCAGCCAGCGGTTCTGCTCCTTCATATACAGCAGATGCACCTGCATCCACAGACCGTGGAAAAAAATCCGGCAGCCGAATTCATGAAAGGGAATCCCTGAGTAGTGCTTTTCCTCCTCGTAATCCACCTGTATCGTCTGGATTGTCTGAAGCTCCCCGTTTTCGTCCTGAAATTTAATCAGACGCGGAATCGGCCTGCCCGTACTGGTAAACCAGCAGCCGCAGGCAACTGCAAGCTGTCTGCCCCTCAGCCGGCCGCTGTCTTTATCCTGTATGCCGAAGTCTGTCTTAAATACCATTCCTATCCCCTCCTGAAACTGTGAGGCAAATCGCCGCCCAATCAGAACATACGTTCTTTTGAGTTGATTATATCAGATTCACACAGGCGGTTCAAGATACATTTTATGGAAAACCCGTCTTCTATCACTGCAGAAAGGAAAAACTGAGCTGTTCATACTCTGTCTTTTTCTCGATTTCAGGGAAGGGCCCTTCCAGGAACCCGGCAGTCTTTCTGCCGTCCTTCAGCCATTCCCAGGCGCAGCTCTTCTCTATGATGAGAGGCATGCGCTCGTGTACAGGGAGCATGGCCTGATTGGCGCCGACCGTTAAGATGACAAACTCATCTCTCTCCTCACCGGCCTGGTAGCATCCGGCCAGAAGAAGGCTCTCTCCCGCCGGTCCCGTAAAGGTAAAACGCTCTCCTGCCTGATTCCACTCATAAAAGCAGGAGGCCAAAGCCAGACAGCGGCGCGCTTCCATACATCCCCGAAAGCTGGGCTTTTCCATAGCCGTCTCCGCCCTGGCATTAAAAAGAAGCCGGTTCTTCTCCCTTCCGGAAAATCCCCATCGTTTCTCCTCTACCGCAAATTCCTCACCACTCCAGACCAGAACGGGAGCAGTCCTGCCTGGGCAAAATTCCTCCCCTGCCTCCATGTGGGCCTTTCTCCCTGTTTCCGCTGCGGCTTTCAGAGTCTCTCGGCCCCTCTTTTTCCACAGACCTCTCTCCTTTTCCCAGCCAGAAGTCTCCCAGCCTGTGTTGCTGCAGTCTTTTCCTCCTGCCCTGCGGTTCCATAAAGCAAGCAGTTCTCCTATTTCTCTGACTGTCTCTCCATTCAGATAATAGCGGCCGCACATAGACATTCCCCCTCCTCTCATTCTCTCGCAGTCCCACTTGATACCTCCGGCAGTATCTTTTCTTCTTTCATGTCTGCCGTCCTTCCTGGCTTCTGCAGCCTCTGTCATAAAGTATACCACAGTTTTTCTGAATCAGTCAGGCCTTTGTCTTTCCAAAGAAGCCTGATAATCTTCGTGCTGTATCTGCGCTGCCAGGCAGGGAAAAGGCGGGGAGAAGCCTTCCGCACAGGTGTGGTTAAAAAAAGCCCTGTAAATAAAGGGAAAATCCAATATTTACAAGGGTTTCACGAAAGTGGAGATAATGGGACTCGAACCCACGGCCTCTTGAATGCCATTCAAGCGCTCTCCCAGCTGAGCTATATCCCCAAATATTTAATTCTTCTGACAGGTCATATAATACCATAAAAAATCTGTTTATGCAAGTTTTTTTCAACTATTTGTTCTTTTAATCTGGCCGCTGCCCCTGTCTCTTTCCTCCTTTTTCATCTGCCTGCGCGGCGCAGGCTGCAAAATATGCCATGTCTGCTTTCTGAGTAAGCCGGCATTTCCAGTGTTCACCTGTCCAGAGCTGAAACCGGAAAAACCAGTGCGATATACCTCTATCGTCTGATACAGAGAGCTTTCAGACAGATACCGGAGCACTCCAGTGCACTTTCGCCTGCCTGGAAGTCTCCGGCCTTCTTTTTCTTCTGTCCGCCTACTTCATCAAATCATAGACAATCGCTGAAAAGGCAGCCACTCCTTTTACCAGCACCTCCTCATCCACATCAAAGCGGACCGTGTGCTGCGGGGAGGCCATTTTCGTCATGGTTCTCATATACACGGCCTGTCCTCCCTGCTCCTGGACACGGTTCATCATAAATCCAATGTCCTCGCTGCCCCAGTTTCTCGCGTTGGGGTTGCTGCTGACACGGTACTGGGGAAGGTGTTCCTTTACCATGTTCGAAATCCGCTCAATTAACTCCGGGCTGCTGACCTGGGACGGAGCATGGCCTAAAAGCTCCATCTCACAGGTACATTCCTCCATAGCGGCGGCCGCCTGGCAGATCTCCCTTGCCCGTTTGTCCATATAGTCGTTAATCTGCGTCGTCTCACCGCGCACCTCCATAATCAGCATGGCCTCGTCGGCTATCACATTGCTGTTGCTGCCGCCCTTTATGACCCCCACATTGACACGGCTGATTCCCTGGCTGTGGCGGGCGATTCCTGAGAGTCCCACAGTTGCATGGGCGGCAGCCAGAACGGCATTTTTCCCCTCCTCCGGAAATCCCCCGGCATGGGCTGACTGTCCGTGAAATAAAACCTGATACTTGCAGGTGGCCAGAGAGCCGTAGGTTCCCGGCGTAATATCCCCGTCATCCTCCCTGTCATCCGGCGCCACATGGGTTCCGGCAAAATAGTCCACTCCGTCGAGATGCCCGTTCTCCACCATGGCGTAGGCGCCCTTTGTCCCCTCCTCCCCAGGCTGGAACAAAAATTTGACAGTGCCGTGAAGGCTGTCTTTCATCTCTGACAGCAGCTTCGCCGTTCCCAGACCGATGGCCCCATGACAGTCATGGCCGCAGGCATGCATCATCCCATGGTTGACAGAAGAAAAGCCTTCCCTGTACGGGCGGTGCTCCTCGTCGGAGGCCTCCGTCATGGGCAGAGCGTCAATGTCAAACCGCAGGGCTGTCACAGGCCCCTCGCCGCAGCGCAGAATCCCCACGACTCCCGTGTAGCCCTGCCCCATTTCCTCTGTCAGAAATTCCTCCGGCGCTCCCTGGCTCTTTACCTTCTCGAAGTGTTCTCTGAGCGTTTCACCGTCCGGCACAGCCATTCTGGCTCCCTCCCGGCAGACGCTTTTTCCCGTCAGCACCTCCAGCCCCAGGCTCTTCAGATACTCTGCAATTTTGGCGGAGGTGCGCATTTCCAGCCACCCTGTTTCCGGATACCGGTGAAAATCACGGCGAATCTTCGTCAGCTCCTCTCTCTCACTTTCTGCCATTTTCGCAATCTTCTGATACATATCCTCCCTGTTCTCAGAGGTATTTTTCATCTCTGATTTTTTTATCTCCGCATCTTTCATCTCTGCATCTTCCATGACATTTCCTCCTTCTCCTGCTTCACAGAACCTTTTTCCGGCACTTACACGTACATTTCCGGGGGCATCCGGTCGTCTTTTGAGAGAGGCCGGATCACCCGGCAGGGATTTCCCGCCGCAAACACGCCGGAAGGGATATCCCTGGTCACCACGCTTCCGGAACCGATCACCGTGTCATGCCCAATCGTGACGCCGGGATTTACGGTCACCCTTCCTCCCAGCCATACATTGTCCCCGATCGTGATTGGACGGCAGTATTCCAGATTGTATTTTCTCCCCTCCGGGTCAGTCCTCACATTCCGCTCCCCGGCAAGCATCGGGTGCACCGGCGTGAGAAGCGCCAGCCCCGGCCCGGCAAACACCTGATTTCCTATGTGAATCGGCGCGCAGTCAAGGAAAATGCTGTCAAAATTAAAGTAACAGTTATCGCCGATATAGGTATTGCATCCATAGTCAAAGCGGATACTCGGCTCCACACAGGTGTCTGCGCCCAGATGGCCTAAAAGCTCCTCCAAAATCTCCCGGCGGGTGGCGCCCTCGTCCTCGTCCGTCCTGTTATAGCGGTTGGCGGCCTTCCTTGCAGCCCTTCTCAGACGGCTCAGATAGTCATCTGACGGATCATACAGAACACCCTTTAGCATTTTTTCATATTCTGTCATCGCGTTTCTGTCCTTTTCTCTGTTTTCAGTGTTTTGTCTGCACGTATAAATATACTATATTTTTTTCCTTCTGCCACTGGATTTAACAGAAACTTTCATTTTTTTCCTGCCCTTTACTATCCCGTCCTTTCGCCGGCCTGCTTTATTTTTTCTTGATTCAAATGACAGATCCGGGATCATTGTGTATAATGAAAACGTCTTCTGCCTGTTTTCCCTGTTCCTCCTGCGGAGTACAGGGCAGGCAAAGTGCAGAAATTCGCGAATATATCAGGAGAAAATAGATGAACAGAAATACAGATGATTTAAGAGAAAACCGCTTAAACAGGAAAAAAATTCTCGTGATCGGCTCCACCTGTGTAGACATTATCATCCAGATCGATCACCTTCCCAGAACGGAGGAGGACATCCATCCCACCGGCCAGTCCCTGTCCCTGGGCGGCTGCGCCTACAATGTGGCCAACATGATCCGGCTTTTCAACGCTCCCCTCACCTTCATCTCCCCGGTGGGCACCGGCTTCTACGGAGAATATGTGGAAAAGGAGCTGAAAAAGCGGGGCTTTGAGGTTTTCGTCCATGTGCCGGACCGGGAAAACGGCTGCTGCTACTGTCTGGTAGAAAAGGGCGGGGAGAGAACCTTTATGTCCTGCCATGGGGCAGAATATACCTTTGACAAGAAATGGATGGAGCCCTTTGAGAATACGGACTTTGACATGGTTTATGTCTGCGGGCTGGAAATTGAGGAGCCCACCGGGCTCAGCCTGATTGAATATCTGGAGCAGCATCCAAAGCGGGAGCTCTTCTATGCCCCGGGCCCCAGAGGAATCCAGATCAGCAGGGAAAAAACGGAGCGCATTTTCGCCCTCCATCCCATTCTCCATATCAATGAGTCGGAGGCCTTCGCTCTCTCCGGCTGCTCTTCGGTCACAGATGCAGCCCGCGCCCTCTCTGAGCGGACAAAGAACACGGTTGTCATCACCCTGGGCGAACAGGGTACCTACTGTCTCGAACGAAACGGCCTCTCCTATCTGGAGCCCTCAAAGCCGGCCCGGGTTGCGGACACCATAGGAGCCGGAGATTCCCACATCGGCACTCTGATGGCATGCCTGAGCCTGGGGCAGGATATGAGAGAGGCCATCCGCACCGCCAACCGGATCGCCGCAGCCGTCGTGGAAGTTCAGGGCGCCTCCCTGTCTGAGGAGGAGTTTCTGGCAGCTCTTGGGCAGCAGAAACGATAAAAACGGCGGAGCAGAAACCCCACAGGTCTGAGAAAAACACGGCCGCAGTGTCTGAACGCTGTCCTTCGCGCTCTGACACTGCGGCCATCCTTTCAAAACTAGAGCATATCTTCATACTTCTTAGCTGCTTCCATAAATGGTCCCATCTCCTGTTCCAGCTCTCTGCGGATTTTCTGAAGATCCGCCTTCACCAGCTGCTTTCCTCTCACCAGAAGCTCCCCGTTTACCATCACAGTGTCCACATTCGATGCATTGGCAGAGTAAACCAGAGCCGAATAGGGATTATAGCAGGGAAACATATTGACGGAATCCGTTTCCACTATCACCAGATCTGCCTTTTTTCCCGCCTCGATGGAGCCCAGCTCCTGTCCGGCTCCCAGGGCCAGAGCCCCTCCCATGGTTCCGATTTTCACAATGCCGTCGGCCGGGAACAGGCTCCTGTCATGGTAAGCCGTTTTCTGGAAATCGGCAAAGAGTTTAAACAGGGTAAAAAGATCCAGGGTATTTCCCGAGGAGGCGCCGTCTGTGCCAAGCCCCACAGGGATCTTTCTCTTAAGCATGGCAGGGACTGGCGCTACTGCCCGTCCTCCCTTTGTGTTGGAACCGATACAGTGGGCGACAGACGCCCCTGTCTCTGCCAGCAGGTCCATATCATGCTCTGTCATATAGACACAGTGGGCCAGCAGCGTTCTGCGGCTTAAAACTCCCAGCTCATGCAGAAATTCGGTGGGCGTTTTTCCCTGACTCTTAAACTGCTCCATTTCAAAATCCATCTCACTGGAGTGAAGCGTATAGAGGGTGTCATATCTGCACGCCAGCTCATAGGACTTCACCAGCATTTCAGGGGTATTGCTGTAGGTGGCGTGGGGGGCGATAAGGGGATGAACCAGTTCACTGTCCTTCCACTGGCGGATAAAATTCTCCCCGTAGGCCAGCCCTCCGTAGGGCTCGCCGCTGTCGCAGGTTTTCTGGCCGATGACTGTCTCTCCAAGCCACCCTCTCATGCCCAGCTCCTCGCAGGCTTCTGCCACCTCATCCTCGAAATAATACATATCCACGAAGGAGGTGACACCTGCCAGAAGCATTTCACAGATGCCGTACCGGGCCGCCAGGCGAACCAGGCGTCTTGTCATGGCATCGTTTTCCAGGGGGAAGAGGAAGCGTCTGAGCCTGTCTGCGCAGTCATCTCCCAGGGTTCTGAAGGGCATCATAGACACATGGCAGTGGGTGTTGATAAGTCCTGGAAGCAGGATTCCTCCCCGCCCGTCAATCACCTCTGCTCCCTTCTGAAGCAGATTTTTCTCAGAGCTGTCTTCCCATTCCCCTGCTTCAAGGATCCGGCCTCCCTCTGTCAGAACATAGCCGTTTCGGTATACGCTATTTTTCTCATCCATGGTCAGCACGGTCACATTTTTAATCAGTTTCTTCATTCGCTTCTCCTTTCGGGATTTCTCCCTCTTTCACTATGTCCTCTTCCGCCGGTTTTGCTTCTTACGTCTCGGTCTTTCTGTTGATATACTCGGTCCTGATTTTCGAGTAGGCAAACTTCTGGCTGGAATAGAGGCCGTAATATCCGGAAAGCGTGAAGCTCACCGCGATGGACAGGACAAAGTAGGGCATCGCCTCATAGCCAAACATCTCAAAGCCGATAAGCAGCGTGGAAATCGGGCAGTTGGTAACGCCCACAAACAGGGCCAGCATGCCGCAGGCGGCCATCAGTCCGTGGGGCTGGCCGGTCAGCATGGCAAATGTGCAGCCGAAGGTGGCTCCGATACAGAAGGTGGGCACAATCTCGCCTCCCTTGAATCCTGCCTCCAGGGTCACCGCCGTAAACAGAATTTTCCAGAGGAAGGCCTCATAGCGCACCTCCCCCTCGAAGCACTGCTCAATCAGATGGATTCCGCTCCCGTTATAGTCAATATTCCCGACCAGAATCGTCAGGACAATGACGAGAAAGCCCCCTGCAATCACCCGCTTGTTCGGCGTCGGAAAATACTTTTCATAGATCCTGGCTGTGCGGTGGAGCACGATGCAGAACAGCTCCGACACCAGGGCGCAGAGAAGCCCCAGAACGATGATCAGGAGCGCCATCTTAAGACCGAACTCAGGGATCTCTCCGATGGGAAAGGCCTCCGCCTTAAGCCCCAGATGGCTGGACACAGCCGCGCCGATGAAAGCGGAAAATACGCAGGGGACCAGAGCCGCATAGTACATGACTCCGATGCTGATAACCTCCATGGAAAACACAGCTGCTGCCATGGGAGTTCCGAACAGGGCGGCGAAGGCCCCGCTCATCCCGCACATAACAGCAATTTTTTTATCCTTCTCATCCAGCTTCATCAGCTTTCCGATCTGGTTTCCTATGCTCCCTCCCATCTGAAGGGCAGCTCCCTCTCTTCCCGCCGAGCCGCCGGAAAAGTGAGTCAGCACCGTTCCCAGAAAAACTGCAGGGGCCATGCCCAGGCTGATATCCGAGTTCGTGTAGATGGACTCGATCACCATGTTGGTTCCCCTGTTTTTGTCCTCCTTAAGAATATGGTATATCCAGACAATCAGAAGCCCCGTCACAGGAAGGAAGTATATACTCCACCTGTTTGTTCTGAAATAGTTCCCGGCCCACAGAACACAGTGGCCGAATGCCGTCCCGATCAGCCCGGTGGACAGACCGATGAGGACGGAAATTGCGCTCCACTTGACAAAATAGTGGAGATTTTTTCCCATAGGTGTGTTTTTATTCAGCTGATACATAGAGGTTCCCTGCCTTTGCCTGTCCCTTGTCTGCCCGGCTCATAGTTCCCGCCGTGAGCCGGGCTCTCATGCAGCTTGCTGCTGCTACATTTCATAGATGCTTTTGGACTTTACTAATTTCGGTCTGTAGCCTGCGTCATTTAATGCAGCTACGATACTGTTTTTGTGCTCCGTGCCAAAGGCCTCCAGCGTAATGCGAAGCTCCACAGCCGCATTCCGGTTGATGCTGACAAACTGATTGTGCTCCAGCTTGATTACATTGCCCTGCTGCTCAGCCAGAAGAGAAGCCACCTTGGCCAGCTCGCCGGGCTTATCCGGCAGCAGCACGGAAACAGTAAATACCCGATCCCTCTGAATCAGGCCGTGCTGGACAATGGAGGCCATGGTGATCACGTCCATATTGCCTCCGCTCAGAATCGAGACAATCTTTTTCTTCCTGACATCCAGATGCCGGAGAGCCGCCACGGTCAGAAGGCCGGAATTCTCCACGATCATTTTGTGGTTCTCCACCATATCCAGGAAAGCCACAATCAGCTCTGAATCCTCGATGGTGATAATTTTATCCACGTTTTCCTGGATATAGGGGAACAGAAGATCTCCCGGAGTCTGGACAGCTGTTCCGTCTGCGATTGTATTAACGCTTGGAAGGGAGACCACCTTTCCAGCCTTCAGGGATTCCTGCATACAGTTGGCTCCTGCAGGTTCCACGCCGATGATCTTGATTTTCGGATTCAGGAGCTTGGCCAGGGTGGAAACGCCTGTGCACAGCCCGCCTCCGCCGATGGGAACCAGAATATAGTCAACGGTGGGAAGCTCTTTGATAATCTCCATGGCGATCGTTCCCTGTCCTGTGGCTACGTCCAGATCATTGAACGGATGGACGAAAGTATAGCCGTGCTCATCCGCCAGCTTGTAGGCGTGGGCCAGGGCCTCATCAAACACGTCGCCTTCCAGAACCACCTCTGCCCCGTAGCTTCTGGTGCGGTTTACCTTCATCAGAGGGGTGGAGGTGGGCATCACAATGGTGGCCTTGATCCCTGCCAGCTTCGCCGCATAGGCCACGCCCTGGGCGTGGTTTCCGGCTGACGCCGTGATCAGGCCTTTTTTCTTCTCCTCCTCGCTCAGGGTGCTGATCTTGTAGTAGGCTCCTCTGACCTTGTAGGCGCCTGTGTACTGCATATTTTCCGGCTTAAAGTACACTTTATTTCCCGTCATGTTGGAGAAATGCTCGCTGTAGACCAGCTTTGTCTCGGTTATGACCCTGCTGACTGCCTCAGTCGCTTCCTCAAATTTCTCCAGTGTCAGCTTCTTCTCGTTTTTTTCCTTCTCGCACATCGTTTTCCCAGTCTCCTCTCTGATATAAGGGCGGCATCTTCAGACAGGGCTTCTCTTGTCCTGCGCCGCTGTTTCTGCGTATCTGCTGTTTCTGCGTATCTGCTGTTTCTATGCAGTTTATCTGTTTACATAAAAATATTATGTAAATCAGCGTGACTGTATATTCTGTTTTGAAAACCTATTGCCCAGTCTCTACTGACTTGTCTTATTGAACAGAGCGTTTACGAAATCATTGGCATTGAATTTCTGGAGATCGTCGATCTTTTCTCCGATTCCCACGTATTTTACCGGAATCCCAAGCTCTGACTGGATCGCCACGGCAATTCCGCCCTTCGCTGTTCCGTCTAACTTCGTCAGGATAATTCCCGTAATGTCAGCCACCTCCATAAACTGCTTTGCCTGTGACAGAGCGTTCTGACCCGTGGTTCCGTCTAAGACTACCAGCGTTTCCCGGTAAGCCTCCGGAAACTCCTTGTCAATGATGCGGTTAATCTTCTTCAGCTCCTCCATGAGATTTTTCTTGTTGTGAAGGCGGCCGGCCGTGTCACAGATCAGCACGTCCGCGTGCCTTGACTTGGCGGCGGCGATAGCGTCGTAGATGACAGCCGCCGGATCGGAGCCCTCCTGCTGGGCAATCAAATCTACTCCCGCCCGGTTGGCCCACTCTGTGAGCTGCTCAATAGCCGCTGCGCGGAAGGTATCTGCGGCAGCCAGAATCACCTTCTTTCCCTGGCCTTTCAGCTGGCCGGCCAGCTTTCCCACAGAGGTAGTCTTTCCCACTCCGTTGACGCCGATGACCAGCACAACCGACTTTCTGTTCTCAAACTCATAGGCGTTTTCCCCCAGATCCATCTGGGAACGGATGCTTTCAATCAAAAGCTCCTTGCAGTCTGACGGCTCCTTGATATGGTGCTCCTTTACCTTTGCTCTCAGATCCTCCATAATCGCCATGGTTGTCTGGATTCCCAGATCTCCCATAATCAGCGTTTCCTCGATCTCCTCGTAAAAGTCATCGTCGATGGCGGAAAATCCGCTGAAAATCGTATCGATTCCCGCCACAATAGAATTTCTCGTCTTGGTCAGTCCCTCCACAAGGCGGCCGAAAAAGCCTTTTCTTCCCTCACTCATACTGTCTGTGTCCTCCTGTTATTCCGGTATTTCTTTCAATGCTGAATCCGTCTGATTTCAATATTGTTTCCA is part of the Clostridium sp. M62/1 genome and harbors:
- the ilvA gene encoding threonine ammonia-lyase, which produces MCEKEKNEKKLTLEKFEEATEAVSRVITETKLVYSEHFSNMTGNKVYFKPENMQYTGAYKVRGAYYKISTLSEEEKKKGLITASAGNHAQGVAYAAKLAGIKATIVMPTSTPLMKVNRTRSYGAEVVLEGDVFDEALAHAYKLADEHGYTFVHPFNDLDVATGQGTIAMEIIKELPTVDYILVPIGGGGLCTGVSTLAKLLNPKIKIIGVEPAGANCMQESLKAGKVVSLPSVNTIADGTAVQTPGDLLFPYIQENVDKIITIEDSELIVAFLDMVENHKMIVENSGLLTVAALRHLDVRKKKIVSILSGGNMDVITMASIVQHGLIQRDRVFTVSVLLPDKPGELAKVASLLAEQQGNVIKLEHNQFVSINRNAAVELRITLEAFGTEHKNSIVAALNDAGYRPKLVKSKSIYEM
- a CDS encoding chloride channel protein, whose protein sequence is MYQLNKNTPMGKNLHYFVKWSAISVLIGLSTGLIGTAFGHCVLWAGNYFRTNRWSIYFLPVTGLLIVWIYHILKEDKNRGTNMVIESIYTNSDISLGMAPAVFLGTVLTHFSGGSAGREGAALQMGGSIGNQIGKLMKLDEKDKKIAVMCGMSGAFAALFGTPMAAAVFSMEVISIGVMYYAALVPCVFSAFIGAAVSSHLGLKAEAFPIGEIPEFGLKMALLIIVLGLLCALVSELFCIVLHRTARIYEKYFPTPNKRVIAGGFLVIVLTILVGNIDYNGSGIHLIEQCFEGEVRYEAFLWKILFTAVTLEAGFKGGEIVPTFCIGATFGCTFAMLTGQPHGLMAACGMLALFVGVTNCPISTLLIGFEMFGYEAMPYFVLSIAVSFTLSGYYGLYSSQKFAYSKIRTEYINRKTET
- a CDS encoding amidohydrolase; its protein translation is MKKLIKNVTVLTMDEKNSVYRNGYVLTEGGRILEAGEWEDSSEKNLLQKGAEVIDGRGGILLPGLINTHCHVSMMPFRTLGDDCADRLRRFLFPLENDAMTRRLVRLAARYGICEMLLAGVTSFVDMYYFEDEVAEACEELGMRGWLGETVIGQKTCDSGEPYGGLAYGENFIRQWKDSELVHPLIAPHATYSNTPEMLVKSYELACRYDTLYTLHSSEMDFEMEQFKSQGKTPTEFLHELGVLSRRTLLAHCVYMTEHDMDLLAETGASVAHCIGSNTKGGRAVAPVPAMLKRKIPVGLGTDGASSGNTLDLFTLFKLFADFQKTAYHDRSLFPADGIVKIGTMGGALALGAGQELGSIEAGKKADLVIVETDSVNMFPCYNPYSALVYSANASNVDTVMVNGELLVRGKQLVKADLQKIRRELEQEMGPFMEAAKKYEDML
- the ftsY gene encoding signal recognition particle-docking protein FtsY → MSEGRKGFFGRLVEGLTKTRNSIVAGIDTIFSGFSAIDDDFYEEIEETLIMGDLGIQTTMAIMEDLRAKVKEHHIKEPSDCKELLIESIRSQMDLGENAYEFENRKSVVLVIGVNGVGKTTSVGKLAGQLKGQGKKVILAAADTFRAAAIEQLTEWANRAGVDLIAQQEGSDPAAVIYDAIAAAKSRHADVLICDTAGRLHNKKNLMEELKKINRIIDKEFPEAYRETLVVLDGTTGQNALSQAKQFMEVADITGIILTKLDGTAKGGIAVAIQSELGIPVKYVGIGEKIDDLQKFNANDFVNALFNKTSQ
- a CDS encoding carbohydrate kinase family protein, which encodes MNRNTDDLRENRLNRKKILVIGSTCVDIIIQIDHLPRTEEDIHPTGQSLSLGGCAYNVANMIRLFNAPLTFISPVGTGFYGEYVEKELKKRGFEVFVHVPDRENGCCYCLVEKGGERTFMSCHGAEYTFDKKWMEPFENTDFDMVYVCGLEIEEPTGLSLIEYLEQHPKRELFYAPGPRGIQISREKTERIFALHPILHINESEAFALSGCSSVTDAARALSERTKNTVVITLGEQGTYCLERNGLSYLEPSKPARVADTIGAGDSHIGTLMACLSLGQDMREAIRTANRIAAAVVEVQGASLSEEEFLAALGQQKR
- a CDS encoding amidohydrolase: MEDAEMKDAEIKKSEMKNTSENREDMYQKIAKMAESEREELTKIRRDFHRYPETGWLEMRTSAKIAEYLKSLGLEVLTGKSVCREGARMAVPDGETLREHFEKVKSQGAPEEFLTEEMGQGYTGVVGILRCGEGPVTALRFDIDALPMTEASDEEHRPYREGFSSVNHGMMHACGHDCHGAIGLGTAKLLSEMKDSLHGTVKFLFQPGEEGTKGAYAMVENGHLDGVDYFAGTHVAPDDREDDGDITPGTYGSLATCKYQVLFHGQSAHAGGFPEEGKNAVLAAAHATVGLSGIARHSQGISRVNVGVIKGGSNSNVIADEAMLIMEVRGETTQINDYMDKRAREICQAAAAMEECTCEMELLGHAPSQVSSPELIERISNMVKEHLPQYRVSSNPNARNWGSEDIGFMMNRVQEQGGQAVYMRTMTKMASPQHTVRFDVDEEVLVKGVAAFSAIVYDLMK
- a CDS encoding SOS response-associated peptidase, translated to MTEAAEARKDGRHERRKDTAGGIKWDCERMRGGGMSMCGRYYLNGETVREIGELLALWNRRAGGKDCSNTGWETSGWEKERGLWKKRGRETLKAAAETGRKAHMEAGEEFCPGRTAPVLVWSGEEFAVEEKRWGFSGREKNRLLFNARAETAMEKPSFRGCMEARRCLALASCFYEWNQAGERFTFTGPAGESLLLAGCYQAGEERDEFVILTVGANQAMLPVHERMPLIIEKSCAWEWLKDGRKTAGFLEGPFPEIEKKTEYEQLSFSFLQ
- a CDS encoding sugar O-acetyltransferase, which codes for MTEYEKMLKGVLYDPSDDYLSRLRRAARKAANRYNRTDEDEGATRREILEELLGHLGADTCVEPSIRFDYGCNTYIGDNCYFNFDSIFLDCAPIHIGNQVFAGPGLALLTPVHPMLAGERNVRTDPEGRKYNLEYCRPITIGDNVWLGGRVTVNPGVTIGHDTVIGSGSVVTRDIPSGVFAAGNPCRVIRPLSKDDRMPPEMYV